A stretch of DNA from [Limnothrix rosea] IAM M-220:
GCTCTCTTATTCGCCGCGTCGTATTGCCGAGCACCCTTAAGCAAAACTCAGGTTAATTAAATCACTGAAAAATAGTTAGAAGAGGTTGCTAGTCAGCCTCTTTTTTTGTGATAAATATGAATGGTGAGCAAGTAAAGTCTTTTGCTTCCATATTTTATATCGTCAAAGTTAATAAGTTTAGGACTACAAAGTCGGGGATTTGTGAAATTCTCGCGAAGTAAACGCAACCTTCAACAGAATCTCTGACTTTTTTTGAACCCCAAGGCTTTTGTACTAATCTTGCTAGCCTTGGCGATGGTTGCTTTTATAATTGCCGTTCTAGCTTGAGCATTCGTCGATAGGAAAGCCAACCGGCCACAATTGTTATGAGCGCGAAAACCCCAAGAAACTGCAGATGGGGGGCGATCGCCACCAGATCTTCCCCTTCAGCCCAAAGCCCGACCAGCGCTTCATTCATATGATAGATCGGATTAAACTGGGCCATGTCTAGCAACCTTTCTGGAAATAATGACGTGGGTAAAAAAGCGCCACCGAGGATGAGTAACGGCACACCAAACGTCGCCACTAAAGCATTAACATCCTCAGTCCGTTTGGCCAATTGGGTTCCTAGGATAAAACCAACGCCAACGTAGGCAATGATGCTGAGACAGATAATCAAAAATCCTAAAATAGCAGAGCCCGTAAATTCTGCGCCGATAAACATGGCGATCGCCAAAACGAGAAGAGATTGCCCCATGCCAATCACACAGTGAGCGAAGAAAATTCCGAGAAAATAAGAAGTGCCACTGAGGGGTGAAATAAATAAACGCTTTAAAGTATGCTGCTCACGCTCCGAAACGACCGTCGCCACACTACCTCCCAAACAACTAAAAAACAGAGCAGCTCCCACAAGGGTTGAAGGTGCAGCAAATTCCATCGCCTCAGCCAAACTTAAACCCGCCCGTTC
This window harbors:
- a CDS encoding ABC transporter permease, translated to MKYWQEITAVTQRILLELWRRRRSLLFWCLFPVSLLFLNGFILAERAGLSLAEAMEFAAPSTLVGAALFFSCLGGSVATVVSEREQHTLKRLFISPLSGTSYFLGIFFAHCVIGMGQSLLVLAIAMFIGAEFTGSAILGFLIICLSIIAYVGVGFILGTQLAKRTEDVNALVATFGVPLLILGGAFLPTSLFPERLLDMAQFNPIYHMNEALVGLWAEGEDLVAIAPHLQFLGVFALITIVAGWLSYRRMLKLERQL